From a region of the Panicum virgatum strain AP13 chromosome 2K, P.virgatum_v5, whole genome shotgun sequence genome:
- the LOC120689893 gene encoding WAT1-related protein At5g64700-like, giving the protein MLAKMGGSAKAYAAVVLIRLMYSGMHVVSKVALDQGMNPLVFVFYRHTTAALVLIPITFVLERRKAKPVTFKIGWKMFVHALYGVTACGVLFNLGLNYASATSSSALYNVQPVVTFILAVIFGMETLKLTRFHGKVKFAGILFCIAGVTALAFYEGPMFRSFNHHHLFQNGGSSSPAGAAETPHSKKQWVLGIFLMTLSNILAGLWTVLQGPLIEDTSKLMNTTLQISCASVQAFLVAVAAERDFSKWKLGWNVGLAAIVYSGVIVTALSYYMQMWTIAKRGPVFLAMSMPLTFVFTIVISSSIIGDAVSLGSIFAGVLLVGGLYNVFWGKSIEERDDLTKISAAAAGKPGLELPPAQNSKADVQAPQVPDDDDGAEAKV; this is encoded by the exons ATGCTTGCCAAGATGGGTGGCAGCGCCAAGGCCTACGCTGCCGTCGTTCTCATCAGGCTCATGTACTCCGGCATGCATGTCGTGAGCAAGGTGGCCTTGGATCAGGGCATGAACCCCCTGGTGTTCGTCTTCTACCGGCACACCACTGCCGCGCTCGTGCTGATCCCTATCACCTTTGTTCTGGAGAG GCGAAAAGCTAAGCCGGTGACGTTCAAGATTGGGTGGAAGATGTTCGTGCACGCCCTATATGG AGTGACAGCATGTGGTGTCTTATTTAATCTTGGCCTCAACTACGCTTCTGCTACGTCGTCATCAGCATTGTACAATGTTCAGCCGGTGGTCACATTCATCCTAGCCGTTATATTCGG GATGGAGACTCTGAAACTGACGAGGTTCCATGGCAAAGTAAAATTCGCGGGTATCCTCTTCTGCATCGCCGGCGTCACCGCGCTGGCCTTCTACGAGGGGCCAATGTTCAGATCCTTCAACCATCACCATCTCTTCCAGAACGGCGGTAGCAGCAGTCCCGCTGGAGCAGCAGAGACGCCGCACTCCAAGAAGCAATGGGTGCTGGGAATTTTTCTCATGACACTATCCAACATTCTAGCAGGCCTGTGGACAGTCCTTCAG GGGCCACTGATAGAGGACACCTCCAAGCTGATGAACACCACGCTCCAGATCTCGTGCGCGTCGGTCCAAGCCTTCCTCGTGGCCGTTGCAGCCGAGAGGGACTTCTCCAAGTGGAAGCTGGGCTGGAACGTTGGCCTCGCCGCGATAGTCTACAGC GGCGTGATCGTGACGGCGCTCTCGTACTACATGCAAATGTGGACGATCGCCAAGAGGGGCCCGGTGTTCCTGGCCATGTCGATGCCGCTCACCTTCGTGTTCACCATCGTCATATCCTCCTCCATCATCGGGGACGCCGTCAGCCTAGGAAG CATCTTTGCCGGAGTACTCCTGGTGGGGGGCCTGTACAACGTGTTCTGGGGGAAGAGCATCGAGGAGCGAGACGACCTGACCAagatcagcgccgccgccgccggcaagcccgggctggagctgccgccggcgcagaaCAGCAAGGCGGACGTGCAGGCGCCCCAAGTGCCggatgacgacgacggcgcagAAGCAAAGGTCTGA